One segment of Cyprinus carpio isolate SPL01 chromosome B20, ASM1834038v1, whole genome shotgun sequence DNA contains the following:
- the LOC109066143 gene encoding myc target protein 1 homolog, giving the protein MADNSTHPFVKILESFGLRDVILAFCLSMVVGLLLGALVYMILIWMSRRRASATITRLPIHQSRSTTRSSSPRSRPGYSRYSSGYDRRSNNSLASAAFSFHRQTSSSPIDYGDSPGRKSSFRASTFHPLLQCSQIAREAEEGAQGSLPRTPSLTTSPGAAGSTSTVSSMVTPPRARTRPDSFWGNSNLRGFHAGQTPPPAYESIIRAYQETTT; this is encoded by the exons ATGGCGGATAACAGCACTCATCCTTTTGTGAAGATACTGGAGTCCTTCGGattga GGGATGTGATTCTGGCCTTCTGTCTTTCTATGGTTGTTGGTCTTCTGCTGGGAGCTCTGGTCTATATGATCTTGATCTGGATGTCTCGTCGACGAGCTTCAGCCACCATCACTCGCTTACCCATCCACCAGTCCCGCTCCACCACCCGTTCATCCTCACCGCGCTCTCGGCCAGGCTACAGTCGATACAGCAGCGGCTACGACCGACGCAGCAACAACAGTCTGGCCAGCGCTGCCTTCTCCTTCCATCGGCAAACCTCATCCTCACCGATAGACTATGGTGACTCACCGGGACGCAAGTCGAGCTTCCGGGCCTCTACTTTTCATCCTCTTCTTCAATGTAGCCAGATAGCTCGTGAGGCAGAAGAGGGTGCCCAGGGCAGCCTGCCACGCACCCCCTCTCTCACCACCAGCCCTGGGGCTGCTGGCTCCACCAGCACTGTCAGTTCCATGGTCACTCCGCCCCGGGCCAGAACCAGACCAGATTCCTTCTGGGGCAACAGCAATCTAAGGGGCTTTCATGCAGGCCAGACTCCACCACCTGCCTATGAGAGCATCATACGAGCCTATCAGGAGACAACCACGTGA